One genomic region from Anabaena sp. PCC 7108 encodes:
- a CDS encoding DUF29 domain-containing protein, translated as MTITTNLKQLYDTDDNLWLEETIELLKQKQFNQLDVENLIEELIRWGKRDLAKGKSFLRQIIIHLLLLQYWQVEYDKNYRHWIGEIKTFRYDLNNHLTTNLINKLQEDLENVYQSAVDFVQIKTDLTISTEKCPYTMTQLLDNSYLPIEQ; from the coding sequence ATGACAATTACTACCAACTTAAAACAACTCTATGATACCGATGATAATTTATGGTTGGAAGAAACTATTGAATTATTAAAACAAAAACAGTTTAACCAACTTGATGTAGAAAACTTAATTGAGGAATTAATCCGTTGGGGTAAAAGAGATTTAGCTAAAGGGAAAAGTTTTTTAAGGCAAATTATTATTCATTTATTATTACTTCAATATTGGCAGGTAGAATATGATAAAAACTATCGTCATTGGATTGGAGAAATTAAAACTTTTAGATATGACTTAAATAATCATTTAACGACGAATTTAATAAACAAGCTACAGGAGGATTTAGAAAATGTTTATCAAAGTGCAGTTGATTTTGTGCAGATTAAAACTGATTTAACTATTTCTACTGAAAAATGTCCTTACACTATGACACAATTATTAGATAATAGCTATTTACCAATTGAACAATAA